From the Pseudoalteromonas tunicata genome, one window contains:
- a CDS encoding EAL domain-containing protein codes for MQMKSKAITAADVMSANLVTCDEYTTLAHAAKIMKKHNVSAIFVTSKGQIIGIWTESDCAKVDFLASNFAQTCITDSMSSPVKKVTKQTLLSDVTAIFHHHHFRHLLVVDESSQPIGMISLSDVVKNQGLEHYLHFRQVEQSFNAQVPIIDSEQSINDVAQNMRRQRVNAVLVFNQKLQQTGIITERDLLHVLADNKHQSRCWSLASWPLLTIRRDISLYRAYHLLKANNIRHLVVEDQDLTICGILSLSHIITDIEAAYMTELETVLSQRNQALKTSQKNLFLAKQIINASLDGVMITDNKGTIFQVNPAFTTLTGYSAEDVVGQTPSLLSSGKHDKIFYDHMWQCLRREHMWQGEIWNKKKNGEVYLEWLTIIEIKEPDDDELLYAAIFSDITERKKAEKRIISLAYFDELTHLPNRRLFSDRLEMALATAHRDNSKLAVMFLDLDHFKQINDTMGHNVGDILLRQVAERLQACVREGDTLARLGGDEFTLLITEISDVEQLTIFAHKLIHQLQAPFKLNGLDVSITTSIGAAVYPDDGIDSQSLLKHADVAMYRSKDLGRNSFQLYKPAMNARSLERLAMESKFKKALRTNEFKLCFQPQIDAKHQRLTGLEALVRWQSPELGSISPAQFIPLAENLGLIVELDIWVINKACQQIRLWLDEGVPFAKVSINVSALHFSQGNLVLAVQNALHYWHVDPHWVEIEITETSFISSLPEAKKVLTNLKKLGVKIALDDFGTGYSALSYLTQLPIDTVKIDASFIAKVPDEYGNSQIVTAIIALAKSLRLGLVAEGVEKAAQLRFLEQLECYVIQGFYFSKPLYPCEYVRFIAQKKFSVLASLPEPLLK; via the coding sequence ATGCAAATGAAGTCAAAAGCAATAACCGCAGCTGATGTAATGTCTGCAAATTTGGTCACTTGCGATGAATACACCACATTAGCGCATGCCGCTAAAATTATGAAAAAGCATAATGTCAGTGCTATTTTTGTCACCAGCAAAGGGCAAATCATTGGTATTTGGACTGAATCAGATTGTGCAAAAGTCGATTTTTTAGCGTCGAATTTTGCTCAAACATGTATTACAGATTCGATGAGTTCTCCGGTAAAAAAAGTAACTAAGCAAACTTTATTATCTGATGTTACTGCTATTTTTCATCATCATCATTTTCGCCACTTGTTGGTTGTTGATGAAAGTAGCCAACCCATAGGCATGATAAGTTTAAGTGATGTTGTTAAAAATCAGGGGCTTGAACATTATTTGCATTTTCGCCAAGTTGAGCAAAGTTTTAATGCCCAAGTGCCTATAATCGATAGTGAACAAAGTATTAATGATGTTGCGCAAAATATGCGTCGTCAACGTGTTAACGCCGTTTTAGTCTTTAATCAAAAACTCCAGCAAACGGGCATTATCACTGAGCGAGATTTGCTCCATGTATTGGCTGACAATAAACATCAAAGTCGCTGTTGGTCACTTGCAAGCTGGCCGTTGTTAACAATCAGGCGTGATATTAGTCTTTATCGTGCATATCACTTACTTAAAGCGAATAATATCCGCCATTTAGTTGTTGAAGATCAAGATCTTACTATTTGTGGGATATTATCGCTCAGTCATATCATTACCGATATTGAAGCTGCGTATATGACTGAACTTGAAACAGTACTCTCGCAGCGTAATCAAGCACTTAAAACATCCCAAAAAAACTTATTTTTAGCAAAACAAATAATCAATGCATCGCTTGATGGCGTGATGATCACCGATAATAAGGGCACTATCTTTCAGGTAAATCCCGCTTTTACCACATTAACCGGTTATAGTGCCGAGGATGTTGTTGGTCAAACGCCCAGTCTATTAAGCTCAGGTAAGCATGATAAAATCTTTTATGATCATATGTGGCAATGTTTACGTCGTGAGCATATGTGGCAAGGTGAGATTTGGAATAAAAAGAAAAATGGTGAGGTATATTTAGAATGGCTCACCATTATTGAAATAAAAGAGCCTGACGATGATGAGCTGTTATATGCGGCAATTTTTAGCGATATTACCGAGCGCAAAAAAGCTGAAAAACGCATTATTTCATTGGCATACTTTGATGAGCTGACGCATTTGCCTAATCGACGATTATTTAGCGATCGTCTTGAAATGGCGTTGGCAACTGCGCATCGTGATAACAGTAAATTAGCTGTAATGTTTTTAGACTTAGATCACTTTAAACAAATTAACGACACTATGGGGCATAACGTTGGCGATATTTTATTGCGCCAAGTGGCCGAGCGATTACAGGCATGTGTTCGTGAAGGGGATACGCTGGCACGTTTAGGTGGGGACGAGTTTACTTTGTTAATTACAGAAATAAGCGATGTAGAGCAGCTCACAATTTTTGCTCATAAGCTTATTCATCAGCTCCAAGCTCCGTTTAAATTGAATGGGTTGGATGTATCGATAACGACCTCAATCGGGGCAGCTGTTTATCCAGATGATGGCATTGATTCACAAAGTTTACTCAAACATGCTGATGTTGCTATGTATCGCAGCAAAGATTTGGGACGCAATTCGTTTCAGCTTTATAAACCTGCAATGAATGCGCGCTCATTAGAGCGATTGGCGATGGAAAGTAAATTTAAAAAAGCATTACGAACTAATGAGTTTAAATTGTGTTTTCAACCTCAAATAGATGCTAAACACCAACGCTTAACAGGGCTTGAGGCTTTGGTTCGTTGGCAAAGTCCTGAACTTGGTAGTATTTCTCCTGCACAATTTATCCCACTGGCAGAAAATCTAGGGTTAATCGTTGAACTTGATATTTGGGTGATAAATAAGGCTTGTCAGCAAATTAGGCTGTGGCTTGATGAAGGTGTGCCGTTTGCAAAGGTATCCATTAATGTATCTGCTTTACATTTTAGCCAAGGAAATTTAGTGCTTGCGGTACAAAATGCGCTGCATTATTGGCACGTTGACCCTCATTGGGTTGAAATTGAAATCACTGAAACGAGTTTTATTTCCTCATTACCAGAGGCTAAAAAAGTGCTTACCAATTTGAAAAAATTGGGTGTTAAAATCGCGCTTGATGACTTTGGTACGGGTTATTCGGCGCTGAGTTATTTAACTCAACTACCCATTGATACCGTAAAAATAGATGCTAGCTTTATTGCCAAAGTACCTGATGAATATGGAAATAGCCAAATAGTAACCGCGATTATTGCGTTAGCTAAAAGTTTGCGCTTAGGTCTGGTGGCCGAAGGGGTTGAGAAAGCTGCACAATTGAGATTTTTAGAGCAATTAGAATGTTATGTAATACAAGGGTTTTATTTTAGTAAACCCTTGTATCCATGTGAATATGTGCGTTTTATCGCACAAAAAAAGTTTTCAGTCTTAGCAAGTTTGCCGGAACCACTTTTAAAATGA
- a CDS encoding Spy/CpxP family protein refolding chaperone, whose translation MKLSQLVMIAGLSAATLFSTASMAKPDHDMFRFLQSEKAAKRLELTDSQQAQIAAIATLSKADLSPFKDVMKSNKDQTKAIVHAAQFDEAAFRSVMQGNQAEMLEMAVIHARYNNQVWNVLTPEQQEKLGKMRKHMQKK comes from the coding sequence ATGAAATTATCTCAATTAGTTATGATTGCTGGATTAAGTGCTGCAACATTATTTTCAACAGCAAGCATGGCCAAACCAGACCATGACATGTTTCGTTTTTTACAATCTGAAAAAGCAGCTAAACGACTCGAGTTAACTGATAGTCAACAGGCACAAATTGCGGCTATTGCTACGCTCAGTAAAGCTGATTTAAGCCCGTTTAAAGACGTGATGAAAAGCAATAAAGATCAAACAAAAGCGATTGTTCATGCCGCACAGTTTGATGAGGCTGCATTTCGCAGTGTGATGCAAGGTAATCAAGCCGAAATGCTTGAAATGGCAGTTATTCACGCGCGTTATAATAACCAAGTGTGGAATGTACTAACCCCTGAACAGCAAGAAAAACTGGGTAAAATGCGTAAACATATGCAGAAAAAATGA
- a CDS encoding response regulator transcription factor — translation MQILLIDDDIALCELLNEYLGAQGFNLVIKNDGDAGLRAALADDFALILLDVMLPKRDGFEVLKLLRQQKLTPVIMLTARGEDFDRIFGLELGADDYLAKPFNHRELLARVKAITRRIEHITAANKTQNLLWHDIEVKTQSREVYAAGHALLLTGTEYEILHLLLKNAGEIISKEQISEQVLGRRLAAFDRSIDMHVSNIRKKIAEHISDERIKTIRGTGYIFVYGS, via the coding sequence ATGCAAATATTACTCATCGATGATGACATCGCACTGTGCGAGTTACTTAATGAATATCTAGGTGCGCAAGGGTTCAATTTAGTAATAAAAAATGACGGTGATGCTGGCCTAAGAGCAGCATTAGCCGACGATTTTGCATTAATATTACTCGATGTGATGCTACCAAAACGTGATGGTTTTGAAGTATTAAAGCTCCTACGCCAGCAAAAGCTGACCCCTGTTATTATGCTCACAGCCCGAGGAGAAGATTTTGACCGCATTTTTGGTTTAGAGCTAGGTGCAGACGATTATTTAGCAAAACCCTTTAATCATCGTGAGTTACTCGCTCGAGTAAAAGCGATTACGCGTCGGATTGAGCATATTACCGCCGCAAATAAAACACAGAACTTACTTTGGCATGATATTGAAGTTAAAACTCAAAGCCGTGAAGTTTATGCTGCAGGGCATGCTTTACTGTTAACTGGGACCGAATATGAGATTTTACATTTGTTGTTAAAAAATGCAGGGGAAATCATTAGTAAAGAGCAAATTAGCGAACAAGTGCTTGGCAGACGTTTGGCCGCTTTTGACCGCTCCATTGACATGCATGTTAGTAATATCCGTAAAAAAATTGCCGAACACATTAGTGATGAAAGAATTAAAACGATTCGAGGCACAGGTTATATTTTTGTCTATGGAAGCTAG
- a CDS encoding ATP-binding protein, which yields MKNISFDPRRYLFFKIFLWFWLTILATISLALFLSNITAGNVTSEPLEGPMAKNIQHLASNVERLAEKNQRSIQEIVSHPRMAKMRLIYVTTESGDESFFNQEVPENLDISLINFSRDLLPQFILTERYHAFGPVKLTVQNKNYLFYEIQPDAKPHLIFRLKLMPLWLKLLIALGASLSLSLLFSKTLMQPINALKQAAGELALGQLKSRVSNLRPRHDELGELTAEFNKMAEKLELLVTSQKRLLADISHELRSPLTRLQMAAGLAQMQSSEQASPYIQRIEQEAENLDKMIADVLTLSRLEAQSHTLFKELNDISSVLNQVISDAEFEAKQHNKSLVCDGEINCQFNFDAKALASALENLLRNAIKYASAQVHVTLLQQTDSITVIICDDGPGVPDEYLTAIFEPFFRISQARDRNSGGTGLGLAISKHAIEAHQGKITLCNQPNSGLCVTVTLPLEH from the coding sequence ATGAAAAATATTAGTTTTGACCCAAGGCGATACCTTTTTTTTAAAATCTTTTTATGGTTTTGGCTTACCATTTTAGCCACCATTAGCTTGGCATTATTTTTAAGTAATATCACCGCCGGTAATGTCACTAGTGAGCCACTCGAAGGCCCTATGGCAAAAAATATTCAGCATTTAGCATCAAATGTTGAGCGATTAGCCGAAAAAAACCAACGCAGTATCCAAGAAATTGTTAGCCATCCGAGAATGGCTAAAATGCGATTAATTTACGTTACGACTGAAAGTGGTGACGAGAGTTTTTTTAATCAAGAAGTACCTGAGAATCTCGACATTAGCCTGATAAATTTTAGCCGTGATTTATTACCTCAATTTATTTTAACCGAGCGCTACCACGCATTTGGGCCAGTCAAACTAACAGTACAAAATAAAAACTATCTTTTTTATGAAATTCAACCCGATGCAAAACCTCACTTAATTTTTAGATTAAAGCTCATGCCATTGTGGTTGAAACTTCTCATTGCCCTTGGCGCTTCACTAAGCTTAAGCCTGCTATTTAGTAAAACACTGATGCAGCCTATCAATGCATTAAAACAAGCTGCTGGCGAATTAGCGCTTGGCCAATTAAAAAGTCGAGTATCAAACTTACGCCCGCGTCACGACGAGCTTGGTGAATTAACCGCAGAATTTAATAAAATGGCTGAAAAGTTAGAACTCTTAGTTACAAGCCAAAAGCGCTTATTAGCTGATATTTCACACGAACTTCGCTCTCCACTAACTCGCTTACAAATGGCCGCAGGGCTTGCACAAATGCAAAGTTCTGAGCAAGCATCACCTTATATTCAACGCATTGAGCAAGAAGCTGAAAACCTCGATAAAATGATTGCCGATGTGCTGACTCTTTCTCGCTTAGAAGCGCAAAGCCACACCCTATTTAAAGAGCTCAATGATATTAGTTCGGTATTAAACCAAGTGATTTCCGATGCGGAATTTGAAGCCAAACAGCACAATAAATCGTTAGTCTGCGATGGTGAAATCAATTGTCAGTTTAACTTTGACGCCAAAGCATTAGCCAGTGCTCTAGAAAACCTATTACGTAATGCGATTAAATATGCCTCTGCACAAGTGCATGTCACCTTGCTGCAACAAACCGATAGTATTACGGTTATCATTTGCGATGATGGCCCTGGAGTGCCCGATGAGTACCTCACCGCCATTTTTGAACCTTTTTTTCGGATCTCTCAAGCCAGAGACCGTAATTCTGGTGGTACTGGGCTTGGGCTTGCAATCAGCAAACACGCTATCGAAGCACATCAAGGTAAAATAACGTTATGTAATCAGCCCAATTCAGGCCTCTGTGTTACAGTAACTCTACCACTGGAACACTAA
- a CDS encoding alpha/beta fold hydrolase, whose protein sequence is MFISQEDKLIENQAEINLFWQQQVVQDKLLLSDHTLHYAYVIPAQAIQAVVISSGRIESLLKYQELIWELAQNNYAVFIIDHRGQGLSSRDLVNPHKGYIADFKNYTDDFSLFNQQIVDSLWHGKKYLLAHSMGSAIATLYLDHYPHRFSKVALCGPMFGIDLGKAPAWLAKGLTQTLNRLGAGKRYFIDQGDYLAKPFSENELTTSALRYQLFRQTYQANPVVQLGGVTVAWLNAAFIAMEKLSKINLTLPTLVLQAGADSIVDNSAQNAWLSHNKHAQLKCFEQAKHELLSEQDKIRTPVMTAIYEFFDLSTTETGS, encoded by the coding sequence ATGTTTATTAGTCAAGAAGATAAGTTAATTGAAAACCAAGCCGAAATTAATTTATTTTGGCAGCAGCAGGTTGTACAAGATAAGTTATTACTTAGTGATCATACGCTGCATTACGCTTATGTCATTCCAGCCCAGGCAATACAGGCAGTTGTAATAAGCAGTGGTCGTATTGAAAGCTTATTAAAATACCAAGAGCTTATTTGGGAATTAGCACAAAATAACTACGCGGTGTTTATTATTGATCATCGAGGCCAAGGATTATCAAGTCGTGATTTAGTTAATCCGCACAAAGGGTATATTGCGGATTTTAAAAACTATACCGATGACTTTTCACTTTTTAATCAGCAAATTGTTGATTCACTTTGGCACGGAAAAAAATATTTATTAGCGCACTCGATGGGCTCTGCGATTGCCACATTATATTTAGATCATTACCCACATCGTTTTAGTAAGGTAGCTTTGTGTGGTCCAATGTTTGGCATTGATTTAGGCAAGGCGCCTGCATGGTTAGCAAAAGGGCTCACTCAAACATTAAATCGTCTTGGGGCAGGTAAACGCTATTTTATCGACCAAGGTGATTATCTAGCAAAACCTTTTAGTGAAAATGAGCTCACAACAAGTGCATTGCGTTATCAACTATTTCGCCAAACTTACCAAGCAAATCCTGTTGTTCAATTAGGTGGGGTAACTGTAGCTTGGCTCAATGCTGCTTTTATTGCGATGGAAAAATTAAGTAAAATCAACCTCACTTTGCCAACCCTAGTTTTACAAGCCGGTGCCGATTCTATCGTTGATAACAGCGCGCAAAATGCATGGCTGAGTCATAACAAACACGCCCAATTGAAATGCTTTGAGCAAGCCAAACATGAACTGCTGTCCGAACAAGATAAAATTCGAACACCAGTCATGACTGCTATTTATGAATTTTTTGATCTCAGTACTACAGAGACAGGATCTTGA
- the trmL gene encoding tRNA (uridine(34)/cytosine(34)/5-carboxymethylaminomethyluridine(34)-2'-O)-methyltransferase TrmL, which translates to MLDIVLYQPEIPPNTGNIIRLCANTGYSLHLIEPLGFEWDDKRVRRAGLDYHEFSHVKRHPSLESYLATEKPKKVYACTTKGSGPYHQAQFAAGDCLLFGPETRGLPMEIIESLPNEQRLRIPMQPNSRSMNLSNAVAVFIYESWRQLDFAGSV; encoded by the coding sequence ATGCTCGACATCGTTTTATATCAACCTGAAATTCCACCTAATACAGGCAATATTATTCGTTTATGTGCCAATACTGGCTATTCGCTTCATCTTATCGAACCTCTTGGTTTTGAATGGGACGACAAACGAGTGCGCCGTGCAGGACTTGATTATCATGAGTTTAGTCATGTAAAACGCCATCCGAGCTTAGAAAGCTATCTTGCCACTGAAAAACCGAAGAAAGTGTATGCATGTACCACCAAAGGATCAGGTCCTTATCATCAAGCCCAATTTGCAGCGGGTGATTGTCTATTATTTGGCCCTGAAACCAGAGGTTTACCAATGGAGATTATCGAATCACTCCCAAACGAGCAGCGCCTTCGCATCCCGATGCAACCTAATAGTCGCAGCATGAATTTATCCAATGCCGTTGCTGTATTTATTTATGAATCTTGGCGTCAGCTGGATTTTGCAGGCTCAGTTTAA
- a CDS encoding EAL domain-containing protein encodes MSLYLLYLTLFCCQLCFFATAKQHLIIDNKIINGAEILQIEQDFAGNFWLATTSGLYRFDGINFEKINATHLPGLVGDAYSEITSNKDYIWLASNLGLEQISIKNQSSQHLYHGPVSSLALDKQGVIWFLSQGKLHFYNREQQTIEQINLPMGIANQFSLVSDHLLWLANSNQQLFMIDTLSNVILASHLVADGIKHISVDSQARTWLITRKNQLLQIKDLQLKPYLALSEISIKALKHTLNGYFYYATNNGIFKHDSLNEMDMAIDAIPASTLDKSYIDNQQRLWFKNSHGQWVTSYTPLVLKSTIPTDHPLSDLQQLITKNITAGTAFNNIINYQEHQWFLSRYDGVYLFDSQLKELKKISMEQGVKHLALANNQLWLSTDENIFYLNLNDFNRGAKLTFEGISAIAHYQFNEVIFTTNKHLYHIKNNQTRLLYSLPNTVSDINDLRYDALNNAFLFATENGLWRLKNEELVNGKFELLLEGKITKIAANTLAKDWLLYNQHVALFDATAMQLEYIDNQVTDNFLLNFLPYKQQLLLSHNQSLFLLKPQQTTQQLTDRLRLSEVNFSHNGQNSLLFPSNTISLPNNAQNIQLKIAAQLPNEAKLFNLKYRFKPNTEWLDLAPNQATLNLISLPQGTHNLQIQNDGQPSLQTIDLTLISEDTKQLNFSLFYAALLLLAFILLFWFINKNRAIKNKTLTYSLLNQTKEAVWIADHNLKIIEVNAVFSLLTGFKKLELIGKSARIYNQKGRDLKLEQLIFRELQTHNFWSGQIWSQRKNGEDFYLDLTITKTEQKSFFNFKNKLMYIGMFTDQTVKKRNEKELQRLATRDPITGLANRTLFIEHLSKAINDSKDAHPNFALLFLDLDNFHKINESLGHTEGDNLLKLVSDRIAQNLDSSCTLARLGGDEFAILIPPYLYSSMTIFYLKRIADKLLTQINHFTLNNIEVSVSSSIGIALFPDNGLDSESLMRSADSALNYAKRNGKNSFQFYDKRLKTANVQTLSKESALFHAIENQEFILYYQPKFNTLTNKIVGYEALVRWPQADGTVVGPGEFIPIAEQNGAIIPLTKVLVQQAFKQTKIWYEQGKLEGRIAINLSAVHFQQASLIEDLAHYLSIFNISGRHFELEITESAMMQDPEFALNQMNKLKTLGFSIALDDFGTGHSSLSYLKKFPIDTLKIDRSFIIDITTSEQDRNITSTIIRLAKYLNISVVSEGVETYAQAYLLHVMGCNVVQGYYFSAPVAVQEIENLKITKKIKLSDQKAG; translated from the coding sequence ATGTCGCTTTATCTCCTTTATTTAACCCTTTTTTGCTGCCAACTATGCTTTTTTGCGACAGCAAAGCAACATTTAATTATTGATAATAAAATAATTAATGGTGCTGAAATCCTACAAATTGAACAAGATTTTGCGGGTAACTTTTGGCTTGCAACAACATCAGGTCTTTATCGGTTTGATGGCATTAATTTTGAAAAAATCAACGCAACCCATTTGCCTGGGCTAGTTGGTGATGCATATTCAGAAATTACCAGTAACAAAGATTACATTTGGTTGGCGAGCAATTTAGGCCTTGAACAAATATCAATTAAAAATCAGAGTAGCCAACATCTCTATCATGGCCCAGTCAGCAGTTTGGCACTGGATAAACAGGGAGTAATTTGGTTTTTAAGCCAAGGAAAATTGCATTTTTATAACCGAGAACAGCAAACAATAGAACAAATTAACCTGCCTATGGGCATAGCCAATCAATTTAGCCTTGTTTCTGATCATTTACTATGGCTTGCAAACTCAAACCAACAGCTTTTTATGATTGATACTTTAAGTAATGTTATTTTAGCATCACATCTCGTTGCTGATGGTATTAAGCATATTTCCGTCGATAGCCAAGCAAGAACATGGTTAATAACACGAAAAAATCAACTCCTACAAATTAAAGACCTTCAATTAAAACCCTATTTAGCCTTATCCGAAATAAGTATAAAAGCACTCAAACACACCCTTAATGGATATTTTTATTACGCAACTAATAATGGGATTTTTAAACACGATAGTCTTAATGAAATGGATATGGCGATTGATGCTATACCAGCATCCACCTTAGATAAGAGCTATATAGACAACCAACAGCGGCTTTGGTTTAAAAATTCACACGGTCAGTGGGTAACCTCGTATACCCCATTAGTTTTGAAGTCAACCATTCCTACAGATCACCCATTAAGTGATTTACAGCAACTTATCACTAAAAACATTACAGCAGGAACTGCGTTTAATAACATCATCAATTATCAAGAGCATCAATGGTTTTTGAGCCGTTATGATGGGGTTTATCTATTTGATTCGCAGTTAAAGGAATTAAAAAAAATATCAATGGAGCAAGGTGTTAAGCATTTAGCGCTAGCCAATAATCAGCTGTGGTTAAGTACCGATGAAAATATTTTTTACCTAAATTTAAATGATTTTAACAGAGGTGCTAAATTAACGTTTGAAGGGATCAGCGCCATTGCGCACTATCAATTTAATGAAGTTATTTTCACTACCAACAAACACCTTTATCACATCAAAAACAACCAAACACGGTTGCTTTACTCGTTACCAAACACAGTTTCAGACATTAATGACTTACGTTATGATGCGCTTAATAATGCATTTCTTTTTGCAACTGAAAACGGTCTTTGGCGTTTAAAAAATGAAGAATTAGTTAATGGTAAATTTGAGTTGCTGCTTGAAGGCAAAATCACAAAAATAGCCGCGAATACTTTAGCTAAAGATTGGTTATTGTATAACCAACACGTCGCTTTATTTGACGCAACTGCGATGCAGCTTGAATACATAGACAATCAAGTAACGGATAATTTTTTACTAAATTTCTTACCGTACAAACAACAATTATTGCTAAGCCACAACCAATCGTTATTTTTATTAAAACCACAACAAACAACCCAGCAGCTAACCGATAGATTAAGGCTCTCTGAAGTCAATTTCTCCCATAATGGACAAAATTCATTACTGTTTCCATCTAATACAATATCACTACCAAACAATGCACAAAACATTCAACTAAAAATAGCTGCACAACTGCCAAATGAAGCAAAACTGTTTAATTTAAAATATCGTTTTAAACCAAACACCGAATGGCTAGACTTGGCACCAAACCAAGCAACACTAAACCTAATATCCTTGCCGCAAGGCACTCATAACCTTCAAATACAAAATGATGGACAACCATCATTACAAACAATCGATTTAACGCTTATTAGCGAAGATACAAAACAACTTAACTTTTCGCTATTTTATGCTGCACTTTTACTGCTAGCCTTTATTTTATTATTTTGGTTTATCAACAAAAATAGAGCGATAAAAAATAAAACTCTCACATATTCACTGTTAAATCAGACCAAAGAAGCAGTCTGGATTGCAGATCACAATTTAAAAATTATTGAAGTAAATGCCGTTTTTAGTCTATTAACTGGCTTTAAAAAACTAGAGTTAATAGGAAAATCAGCGCGAATCTACAATCAAAAAGGACGAGATTTAAAACTAGAACAGCTCATTTTTCGAGAACTCCAAACCCATAACTTTTGGTCTGGACAGATTTGGAGCCAACGCAAGAATGGCGAGGACTTTTATTTAGATTTAACAATCACTAAAACCGAGCAAAAGTCATTTTTCAACTTTAAAAACAAATTAATGTATATAGGAATGTTTACGGATCAAACCGTAAAAAAACGTAACGAAAAAGAATTACAACGCCTTGCAACTCGCGACCCAATTACAGGGCTGGCTAACCGTACTTTATTTATTGAACACTTAAGCAAAGCAATTAATGATAGTAAAGATGCCCATCCAAACTTTGCCTTATTATTTTTAGATTTAGATAATTTCCATAAAATTAATGAATCTCTAGGACATACCGAAGGTGATAATTTACTGAAACTAGTGAGCGACCGAATAGCGCAAAACCTTGATAGTAGCTGTACTTTAGCTCGCTTAGGTGGGGATGAATTTGCCATCCTAATTCCACCTTATCTGTATTCAAGTATGACTATCTTTTACCTCAAAAGAATAGCTGACAAGTTATTAACTCAAATTAACCACTTTACCTTAAACAATATTGAAGTCAGCGTTTCATCAAGTATCGGTATCGCGCTTTTTCCTGATAATGGCCTTGATTCCGAAAGCCTAATGCGAAGTGCAGACAGCGCACTTAACTACGCTAAACGCAATGGTAAAAACTCTTTTCAGTTTTACGATAAGCGTCTTAAAACAGCGAATGTACAAACACTTTCAAAAGAAAGCGCCCTATTTCATGCGATTGAAAATCAAGAATTTATCCTTTACTACCAACCTAAATTTAATACGCTAACCAATAAAATAGTTGGTTATGAAGCATTGGTTCGCTGGCCTCAAGCTGATGGCACAGTGGTTGGCCCGGGTGAGTTTATACCAATTGCAGAGCAAAATGGCGCTATCATTCCTTTAACAAAAGTGCTTGTTCAACAAGCATTTAAACAAACGAAAATATGGTATGAACAAGGAAAACTCGAAGGACGCATTGCAATTAATCTATCAGCTGTCCATTTTCAACAAGCAAGCCTGATTGAGGATTTAGCTCATTACTTATCAATATTTAATATCAGTGGCCGTCACTTCGAACTAGAAATAACCGAAAGTGCAATGATGCAAGATCCTGAGTTTGCTCTAAACCAAATGAATAAATTAAAAACCCTTGGTTTTTCAATCGCGTTAGATGACTTTGGTACTGGGCATTCTTCTTTAAGTTATTTAAAGAAATTTCCAATTGATACACTTAAAATTGACCGTTCATTTATTATTGATATCACGACCAGTGAGCAAGATCGTAACATTACTTCAACTATAATTCGCTTAGCTAAGTATTTGAACATTAGTGTCGTCAGTGAAGGCGTAGAGACTTATGCGCAAGCCTACTTGCTTCATGTGATGGGTTGTAATGTGGTGCAAGGCTATTACTTTAGCGCGCCGGTTGCGGTACAAGAAATTGAAAATTTGAAAATTACCAAAAAAATCAAACTTTCAGATCAAAAGGCTGGTTAA